The Symphalangus syndactylus isolate Jambi chromosome 6, NHGRI_mSymSyn1-v2.1_pri, whole genome shotgun sequence genome contains the following window.
CGGGCTCTGGGTCGGTTAGCTTGGACGCCTCCAGAAGTTACTTTTTGGGCTCAGCAGTTGTCCTCAGGCCAACAGGAGTTTCTTCACTATCTGTCATGTGAACTTCCCGGTTCACACGCCCTCCCTCCAGGCTGCAGACGGGCTGGACACACGGGATTTCTTCCACCTGCCCTGAACTGACTACACAGCCAAGGGGGCTAGGCTGGGATGAGGGTAGCTCAGAACCCAGGGGACAGCTGCTGGGGGGACTGGGTCTCTGCATGTGAGGGGCAGACTGCTGGGGGGACACTGGGTGGCTGTGTTTGAAGGGATGTCTACTGGTAGGGGGACTGGCTTCCTGCATTTGAGGGGACAGACTGCTTGGGAGGACTGGGTCCctatatttgtttccttttttttttttttttttttgagacagagtctcactctgtcacccaggctggagtgcagtggcacgatcttggctcactgcaacctccgcctcccaggttcaagtaattctcctgcctcagcctcctgagtagctgggattactggtgcccgccaccacgcctgactaatttttgtgtttttagtacagatgaggtttcaccatgttggtcaggctggtcttgaactcctgacctccagcaatccacccacctcaacctcccaaagtgctgggattacaggcgtgagccaccgtgcctggcctgggtcCCTATATTTAAGAGGCAGCTGCTGGGGGGATATTGAGCCACCAGCATTAGAGGAGATAGTTGCTGGGGGGAGGGGTCCTGGGTCTCTGGCACTGGGAAGGGTGAGGTTTTGGGGTACAATTCCCAGTGAGCCCTGTgtgttttctctctgccttcttccTCACAGCCAGAGCCAGAGAGCTTGGGCCCTGGGACGCCTGGGTTCCCCGAGCAGGAGGAAGACGAGCTTCACCGTACCCTGGGCGTGGAGCGGTTTGAGGAGATCCTGCAGGAGGCCGGGTCTCGTGGAGGGGAGGAGCCAGGCCGCAGCTATGGGGAGGAAGACTTTGAGTGTGAgggggcaggcaggggagggggaggcagggggATCAGGTTTGACCGTCCAGCAGAGAAGGGACTGGGGTCCTAGTGGGAGGAGCGGGGCTGGGGGGCAGGATGGCAGGGGAGGGACACTGTGCCTGCCACAGCCAAGTCGCCCTCCTCCCTGCAGACCACCGCCAGTCCTCCCACCACATCCACCACCCACTGTCCACCCACCTGCCTCCGGATGCACGCCGCCGCAAGACACCCCAGGGCCCAGGACGGAAGCCTCGAAGGCGCCCGGGAGCCTCCCCGACTGGAGAAACCCCCACCattgaggagggggaggaagatgAGGATGAGGCCAGCGAGGCTGAGGGGGCCCGGGCACTCACGCAGCCGTCCCCTGCCTCCACACCCTCCTCGGTGCAGGTGCGCTGGGCACGGGCCCCTAGGGGATGTTGGCAGGGCCCTGGCCTGGGCACTCCTGCCCACATGGGTCCCTGTTACAGTTCTTTCTCCAAGAGGATGACAGTGCTGACCGGAAGGCAGAAAGGACCAGTCCATCTTCCCCTGCACCACTGCCCCACCAGGAGGCAACTCCTCGGGCCTCCAAAGGGGCCCAGGCTGGGTAAGTACACCCCAATCAACAGTGTCCCCAACAGACACTTCCCCTGCTAGGACAGTGAGGTGATGCTGGAACAAAGCATGGGCCTTGGAATCACCAggccagggttcaaatcccaggcCTGCCCTCACTGGCTGGGCAAGTAAATTAAGCTCTCCAAGCCCCAGGTTCCTCATCGGAAACCAAGCATAATAGAACCTTTCTCACTGGGTGGCTGTAGGGATTAAGGGTGGTGTGAATTAAAGTTCTAAGTATGGTTTAGCCTGGCAAAGAACATGCGCCGCCTAAGCTGTCTCCCACCCCTGCCCATCTCCCACCCCTGCCCGTCTCCCACTTCTGCCCGTCTCCCACCCCTGCCTGTCTCCCACCCCTGCCCATCTCCCACCCCTGCCTGTGGTGTAGTGGGAGCAATAGCCAGCACTGGCTCAGGTACTGGACTGGTGACCTCCCAGCAATTGCTGGAGGCCCCAGGGTTCAAGAGGCAAAGGAGACCCCCTCTCCTTGGGGCACTGCCAACACACTCTGGTCGGAAACCAAACGTTATCATGTGAGATGGCATCAGCATGTTGTCACTGCACCCAGTGGCTGGTTCAGGCAAAGTGTCAGTACCAGTGGATGATTGGCATTtgggggaaggcttcctggagaaaaTGACTTTGAACTAGGTCTCAAGGTCATTACTATCACGGACCTGTTGTTTTCTGGGTGCCAGGGAGCGTGAAGGGCTGCGGGAAGTGAAGGGCATGTTGTCCCCTCTGGGAGCGCATAACCTGCTGGGACCGTGGCACAGATGCGGGCAGCGGGTTACAGCGGCCTTAGGGGCGCCAGGATGGCCAGGAGGAGGCTGGGGCTTCCGAGAAAGCCTGGCAGCAGGAAAGGGTCGGATTTGTGGGCCAGGGCACGTGGGGGCTAGGAAAGCCTGGTCATGGGAGGGGACGTGAGCTTGGAGCTCTGGGGGCTCTTGATGTTGAGAGAGAGGCATAGGACCACGTGGCAGGGCCCTGGCCACCCAGTGtggcagagagaagggagagagcagAAGCTGGCGTCTGTGAAGCCTGAGGCTTACCCCTCCTCCCAGGGCAGGAAGCTGTCTGCCATCTCCAGGGCCCAGTGCCACAGACTTTATTCCTCTTGATTAAACATAGGCCCCTGTGAACCTCTGAGTCCCATGGCTAGGGGTGTGCCAGGGGGTGAGGGGGCAGGGGGATGAATGCTGACTGTCAGGAAGCAGCGTCCTGAGCTCCTTTTCTGCACCAGGCCCTGCACTGGGATTTTTCCAAAATCTCACCCCTCATGTCACCGCCAAAGGCTGGCCTCAGCCCTGGCTGCTGAGGAGCAGTTGATGTTCGCAGTGGATGTTCAGAGGGGCCTTGGGGTGACCGTTTGGGGCTGCACAGCCAGAAAAGGGTGGAGCTGGGGTTCGGATGCTGGCGGTCTGCATCCAGAATCCTCCCCCTCCCCATACCTGCGCCTCCTGGGAGTGGGAGCTAGGAGGGCCCGGAGTCCGATGTGGGTCCCCTCCCTGGCTACCCCCTGCGTGGGTGCTGGTCATGGGGGAGGAGGCCGGCTCTCTCGGGCTCACGGCCATTCTGTCTGCCTAGAACCCAGGTGGAGGAGACGGTGGCGGTGGCCAGTGGCACCGCAGGGGGTGACGACGGGGGTGCCTCGGGGCGCCCCCTGCccaaagcccagcctgggcaccgCAGCTACAACCTTCAGGAGAGGAGGCGCATCGGGAGCATGACCGGGGCTGAACAGGCACTGCTGCCCCGGGTCCCCACAGATGAGAGTGAGGCCCAGACGCTGGCCACGGCCGACCTAGACCTCATGAAGAGTGAGTACCGGGCCTGGGCCTAGCCCGGCACTGGTGGGCAAAGGAGTGAGAGAAAGGGGGAGCCCAACCTTGGTCCTCTGCCCCCACAGGTCACCGGTTTGAGGACGTTCCTGGGGTGCGGCGGCACTTGGTGCGGAAGAATGCCAAAGGTTCCACACAGAGTGGCCGAGAAGGGCGGGAGCCTGGCCCCACACCTCGGGCCCGATCCCGGGCCCCGCACAAGCCCCATGAGGTACCATGCTCTGCTTCATGCTCTTCCATCAACTTCCCATCCCCAGCTTCCCCCCACGACCCTGCCCCTACCTCTCAGACCAGCTGTAATCTCAAGCCTCAGGGTTGCcacctttgttttgttgttgtttgagacagtctcgctctgttgcccaggctggagtgcagtggtgtgatctcagctcactgcaacctctgcctcctgggtttaagcgattctcctgcctcagcctcctgagtagctgggattacaggcacctgcaacacccagctaattttcgtatttttagtagagacagggttttaccatgttggccaggctggtctccaactcctagcctcaaggaatccgcccgccttggcctcccaaagtgctgggattacaggcgtgagctgccacgctGGGCCCAGGGATGCCACCTTTGGTTGTGAAGGTTGTACACTGCTCAAGATGCAATATACACATCTTAGAGCTTATTGACTTGGGCACTGTGATTATGCTCCCCATGGTGGATGTCATTGATTTGAGTATTGTGGTTATAATTCACATCTGTTAAATGGCCTACAAAATGCCATTGCTTCCATATACAGTGGCCATTTCTCAAGCGCTTGCTCTGAGTCACATAGCGTGCCATGTGCTTTtagttttcaaactcctgacagTTCTTTGAGGTGggtattattcccatttgacagatgagggaaACTGCGTCTCATTGGTTAGTCAGTTGTCCAGGGTCCCAGCTGGCTGTGGGACTGGTGCGCCTATGCACCACTCACTGTGCTCGAGCTCTCCAGGGTCACTTGGCTCCCTCTGACATCACTCACCTCTGACACCCACCCCAGGGCTGCCTCCGGCTCTATACCCTGAAatgccttctcttctctccccaaGGTGTTTGTGGAGCTGAATGAGTTGCTCCTGGACAAAAACCAGGAGCCCCAGTGGCGGGAGACAGCTCGCTGGATCAAATTTGAAGAGGACGTGGAGGAGGAGACCGAGCGCTGGGGGAAGCCCCACGTGGCCTCCCTCTCCTTCCGCAGTCTCCTGGAGCTCCGCAGGACCCTGGCCCATGGTAACCCCgctcccctccacctcccacctgGCCAGTCCCCAGGAAATTCTCCCAAATGGCCCCAAATCTGTCTTGAGCCCCACGTTATGTGACAGCCCCAGAGCCCAGAGGAAGCATGGTCCACACCCAGCTCACATTTGCATTTTCGGGCAGCAGCTTCTTGATATTCTCAGATAACAACTGAAGCCGATGTGTTTTGGTTGCGAAAATGTTTGAGAAGCTATTTTGATGTAAAGCTTTCTGAAATTCCTGGCATGCCTTGGTACCATCTTACAGATTCTGTGGAGTGTGATCTAATCTGTAGCTGTGTAGACCTCACGAAATGACCACCGATCACAGATGCAGGACTTCCAAGCTCTGTGTTTGCTTGCTCCTTCCCAGTGGGTGATCACTTTCAGTTGTTGTTAAAAGGCCTCTTTCCAAGCAGCTGAGGTTCTGTGGTTTGAGGCAGcctaggaaaaaattaaatttttttttttttaagacaggatcttgctctgttgcccaggctggagtacagtggtgcaatcttggctcactgcaacctccacctcccaggctcaagtgatcctcctgcctgagcctcccaagtagctggaactactggaactaggcgcatgctaccatgcctacctaattgttgtatttttagtggagatggagtttcaccaatgttgcccagactggtctcaaactcctgagctcaagtgatctacccgcctcagcctcccaaaatgttgggaatacaggcatgagccactgtgcctggcttaaaattaaattaaaaaaaaaaaaaaagtggctgggcacggtggctcacgcttgtaatcccagcactttgggaggccgaggcgggcggatcacgaggtcaggagatcgagaccacggtgaaaccccgtctctactaaaaatacatagccgggcgtggtggcgggcccctgtagtcccagctagttggagaggctgaggcaggagaatggcgtgaacccgggaggcggagtttgcagtaagccaagatcacgccactgcacactttccagcctggacgacagagcgagactccgtcaccaaaaaaaaaaaaaaaagaagcagctgaGGACCTAGAAACCTGCTTTTAGAATTGTTTCCCAACTAAGAGTCCATAGGCCCCAAGCGAGGCTCAGGGGCTTTGGGTAAAGGGCCGCCGTGGAAGGGCTTTCTCACTGGGCCTTGTGGTCTCCAGCCTGGCTGCCCAGGGGCGTTTGGTTCTGTTTATTCTTTAGTCTTTGTTCCTGAAAGTTGGCCCTGCCAGATGAATGACCTGGTAACTTTTGAAAGGACTGTTATTTCTGTGTGCAATGGCGAAGGGAGGTCAAAAAGCCAACAGGGAAGTCAAGAAGCTTGGGGGGGAGGGGGGTCTTCAGATGGCTCCGGGGTGGCCACACGGACGAGGCCACAGACCAGCTGAGTTGTGTATCAGAGGGTAGAACTAGGCCCCTAGAGTGACACAGCACCTGGCTCACTTAGAGGAGAGTTTTCTAACAGCCAAGAGGGTTCAGCCAGAGTGGGCGGCCTAGACCGTCCCCATGGAGGCCGGATGCTCCCTGGAAGGGGTGTCTGACAGGCGTGGCCTAGATGGCCTCTCTGGTCACTGAGGTTCGGTGGTCTCTGTGGAGCCTCATAACGTTCCTGGGggtctgggggaggggaggaaccaGAGGGTTGATGTGACCTGGGCTCCTGTGGGAGCCAGAACTCGAGCCCGCGTCCTTCATGTGTAGGCTGGTGTTCCAGCCCCGGAACCCACCCACCTGTCCCCAGCTGCTGCTCCCATCCCATCTCCTGCCATTGTTTTGCGACCTGGGGCTGAGGGGCCCTCTGTGCCATCTTATGCTAGGGGCTGTGCTCTTGGATCTGGACCAGCAGACCCTGCCCGGAGTGGCCCACCAGGTGGTGGAGCAGATGGTCATCTCTGACCAGATCAAGGCTGAGGACAGGGCCAACGTGCTGCGGGCTCTGCTGCTGAAACACAGGTGGGGTCCTGTGGGCCAGCTGGGGACCACACTTCATCCAGCCCACCTGCCCCGGCCCTTGCCATTGACCCTCCTTTGCCTCACTGCCCTCTGCCCCACCAGCCACCCAAGTGATGAGAAGGACTTCTCCTTCCCCCGCAACATCTCAGCTGGCTCCCTGGGCTCCCTGCTGGGGCATCACCATGGTCAGGGGGCTGAGAGTGACCCCCACGTCACCGAGCCTCTCATTGGAGGTGTTCCCGAGGCCCGGCTGGAGGTGGAGCGAGAGGTGAGGGGAGAAGCAGCCCTGTCTGGGCTGGCGGCAGGGCTGAGGAAGCCTGGGTGTAGACTCAGAGTGGGAGGGGCCTGGCTGGGCTGAGCTCTGTTCTGTGTCCCCCAGCGTGAGCTGCTGCCTCCAGCACCACCAGCTGGCATCACCCGCTCCAAGTCCAAGCACGAGCTGAAACTGCTGGAGAAGATCCCTGAGAATGCTGAGGCCACGGTGGTCCTTGTGGGTACGTGGGGCAGGTCACATGTAGGGGGTTTGGTGGCCAGGCCTTGAGGCAGGGTCCTGTAGtctccctggccctgccttgATGCCACCCCAGGCGAGGGACTGGAAGGCGGTCCTGCTGCTCTGCTCTTGCCCACGGTGGTCCCACGCCCCTAGGCTGCGTGGAGTTCCTCTCCCGCCCCACCATGGCCTTTGTGCGGCTCCGGGAGGCCGTGGAGTTGGACGCAGTGTTGGAGGTGCCGGTGCCTGTGCGTTTCCTCTTCCTGCTGCTGGGCCCAAGTAGCGCCAACATGGACTACCACGAGATCGGCCGCTCCATCTCCACCCTCATGTCAGACAAGGTCAGCTACCCTCCTCCTCTGGGCCCTGCTTCCTGGAGCCCATCCTGGGCCAGTCTTGATCCCCATGACTGCCTCCCACCCACTGGCCTTGCCCACCCTCAGCTTCAGGCCCTCAGCTCTCTTCTTTATGCCCTCCCCGATCCCCATCCTGCTTTGGCAGCAATTCCACGAGGCAGCCTACCTGGCTGACGAGCGGGAGGACCTGCTGACGGCCATCAACGCCTTCCTGGACTGCAGCGTGGTGCTGCCACCCTCAGAAGTGCAGGGCGAGGAGCTGCTGCGCTCTGTGGCCCACTTCCAGCGCCAGATGCTCAAGAAGCGGGAGGAGCAGGGCCGGCTGCTGCCTACAGGGGCCGGGCTGGAGCCCAAATCTGCCCAAGATAAGGGTACGGCCAGGGcgggctggggccagggctgcCTCAAGGGAGTGAGGTGGGCAAGAGGGGCTGGGGCGCCCTGACGGAGGCCTGGGTTGCAGCGCTCCTGCAGATGGTAGAGGCAGCAGGGGCAGCTGAAGACGATCCCCTTCGGCGGACGGGGCGGCCCTTCGGGGGGCTGATCCGAGATGTGCGGCGCCGCTATCCCCACTACCTGAGTGACTTCCGAGATGCACTTGACCCTCAGTGCCTGGCCGCCGTCATCTTCATCTACTTTGCCGCCCTGTCTCCTGCCATCACCTTTGGGGGGCTGCTGGGTGAGGAGAGCCTTCAGGTAGGGGGCGGCAGGGACTGCCCAGGGCCTGGCCACCAGCTCCTGAGCTGGTTCCTGCACCCCTAGGAGAGAAGACGCAGGACCTGATAGGGGTGTCGGAGCTGATTATGTCCACAGCGCTCCAGGGCGTggtcttctgcctcctgggtgcccaGCCCCTGTTGGTGATCGGCTTCTCAGGGCCCCTGCTGGTCTTTGAGGAGGCCTTCTTCTCGGTGAGGGCTCTTCCCGCCCATCTCCAGCCGCCCCTCCTGTGCCCTAGACACTTCCCCACAGCATCCCCACCCAGAGCTCGGGACCTGACTGCCCCTGCCTCCAGTTCTGTAGCAGCAACCACCTGGAGTACCTGGTGGGCCGCGTGTGGATCGGCTTCTGGCTGGTGTTCCTGGCCCTGCTCATGGTGGCTCTGGAGGGGAGCTTCCTGGTCCGCTTCGTCTCCCGCTTCACCCAGGAGATCTTCGCCTTCTTGATCTCACTCATCTTCATCTATGAGACCTTCTACAAGCTGGTGAAGGTGGGCAGGCCCCTGCTGAGAGCTGGGCCAGGAGGGCCGAGGTCTCAGGGCTGGAGGGAATCTCTTGGTCCCATCCTCTGGAtttgaggccaggctggtctggagcatCCCCGGGGCTTGTTGCCAACACATACACCAGGGCTTCAGATTAATcttttaattaatcaattaattaattaattcgagacagtcttactctgttgcccaggctggagtgcagtgtcatgaccttggctcactgcaacttctgcctcctgggttcaagcgattttcctgcctcagcctcccaagtagctgggattatagctgtgcaccgctatacctggctaatttttgtatctttagtagagacgggtttcaccatattggtgaggcttgtcttgaactcttgacctcaggtgatccacccacctcggcctcccaaaatgctgggatcacaggatttagccaccacgcctggccttaatttattttcaaacagcAACTCGAACTAGACAGATCAATCTTTCAAAAActcatacttttatttctttttttttttgagacagagtgttgctttgtcacccaggctggagtgcagttttggtgcaatctctgctcactgcaacctctgcctcctgggttgaagtggttctcctgcctcagcctcccaagtagctgggattacaggcacacgccaccatgcccggctaaattttttgtatttttttagtagagatggggttttaccatgttggccaggctggtcttgaactcctggcctcaagtgatccgcccgcctcacctcccaaagtgctgggattacaggtgtgagccactgcacccagccaaaaactcatacttttatttttttaaatctcctatATTTAATGGCACAGTGGCGCCATTAGAGCTCACTGTtacttcaaactcctgagctcaagtgatccttctgcctcagccaccctaatagctggtactacaggcaggccccacacctggctaatttttaagttttttgaagaGGCCTGCCTagattgcccaggcttgtctggaactcctggtctcaagcagtcctcctgccttgacctcccaaagtgttgggcttataggcatgagccaccaggcccagtccatctctattttattttattttattttatttgtttttttgagacagagtcttgctctgttgcccaggctggagtgcagtggcgtgacttcacctcactgcaacttcagcatcccgggttcaagcgattctcctgcctctgcctcagcctctcgagtagctggaattacaggtgcccaccatgcccagctaatttttgtatttttagcagagacagggaaggctggtttcgaactcctgacctcaagtgatctgccctccttggcctcccaaagtgctaaaattacaggcgtgaaccaccgcacccggcctgtttttttattttaaaaaatatattatttttaatttggttttaaaactcacattttttaataacaaaggtacatttttgttaaaatgtcaaACAATCCAGGAGTGTAGAAAGGGGAAAGGCTCCAGAGGTGACAGTCAGTCTGGGCATCAGATGTGTGTGACAGGCCACTCTGTGGTCCTCTGCGCTCATGTCCTCCTCCTTTAGGCCCCTGGATCCTCTCTGGGCCTTCCTGACTTATACTAGCCGCTCAGTCTTTTCTGCCCCACACTGCCCTGTACTCACAGCTGGTTCTCTGGGTCATTGTCTTAATTCAACAAGACGAGCTCCTTGAAAGCAGGCCAGCCTTTCCCTTGCCCCACCCCTTCCACCCAACACTCACTGAGCCCCAGGAGTCTTTTCTGCAGTCCAGCTGATGGAGGCCGTGTGGCCTCCTCTCCCCAGATCTTCCAGGAGCACCCCCTGCATGGCTGCTCAGCCTCCAACAGTTCAGAGGTGGACGGCGGTGAGAACATGACATGGGCCGGGGCAAGACCCACGCTGGGGCCGGGCAACAGGAGCTTGGCTGGGCAGTCTGGGCA
Protein-coding sequences here:
- the SLC4A2 gene encoding anion exchange protein 2 isoform X2, coding for MDFLLRPQPEPESLGPGTPGFPEQEEDELHRTLGVERFEEILQEAGSRGGEEPGRSYGEEDFEYHRQSSHHIHHPLSTHLPPDARRRKTPQGPGRKPRRRPGASPTGETPTIEEGEEDEDEASEAEGARALTQPSPASTPSSVQFFLQEDDSADRKAERTSPSSPAPLPHQEATPRASKGAQAGTQVEETVAVASGTAGGDDGGASGRPLPKAQPGHRSYNLQERRRIGSMTGAEQALLPRVPTDESEAQTLATADLDLMKSHRFEDVPGVRRHLVRKNAKGSTQSGREGREPGPTPRARSRAPHKPHEVFVELNELLLDKNQEPQWRETARWIKFEEDVEEETERWGKPHVASLSFRSLLELRRTLAHGAVLLDLDQQTLPGVAHQVVEQMVISDQIKAEDRANVLRALLLKHSHPSDEKDFSFPRNISAGSLGSLLGHHHGQGAESDPHVTEPLIGGVPEARLEVERERELLPPAPPAGITRSKSKHELKLLEKIPENAEATVVLVGCVEFLSRPTMAFVRLREAVELDAVLEVPVPVRFLFLLLGPSSANMDYHEIGRSISTLMSDKQFHEAAYLADEREDLLTAINAFLDCSVVLPPSEVQGEELLRSVAHFQRQMLKKREEQGRLLPTGAGLEPKSAQDKALLQMVEAAGAAEDDPLRRTGRPFGGLIRDVRRRYPHYLSDFRDALDPQCLAAVIFIYFAALSPAITFGGLLGEKTQDLIGVSELIMSTALQGVVFCLLGAQPLLVIGFSGPLLVFEEAFFSFCSSNHLEYLVGRVWIGFWLVFLALLMVALEGSFLVRFVSRFTQEIFAFLISLIFIYETFYKLVKIFQEHPLHGCSASNSSEVDGGENMTWAGARPTLGPGNRSLAGQSGQGKPRGQPNTALLSLVLMAGTFFIAFFLRKFKNSRFFPGRIRRVIGDFGVPIAILIMVLVDYSIEDTYTQKLSVPSGFSVTAPEKRGWVINPLGEKSPFPVWMMVASLLPAILVFILIFMETQITTLIISKKERMLQKGSGFHLDLLLIVAMGGICALFGLPWLAAATVRSVTHANALTVMSKAVAPGDKPKIQEVKEQRVTGLLVALLVGLSIVIGDLLRQIPLAVLFGIFLYMGVTSLNGIQFYERLHLLLMPPKHHPDVTYVKKVRTLRMHLFTALQLLCLALLWAVMSTAASLAFPFILILTVPLRMVVLTRIFTDPEMKCLDANEAEPVFDEREGVDEYNEMPMPV
- the SLC4A2 gene encoding anion exchange protein 2 isoform X1, with the translated sequence MSSAPRRPAKGADSFHTPEPESLGPGTPGFPEQEEDELHRTLGVERFEEILQEAGSRGGEEPGRSYGEEDFEYHRQSSHHIHHPLSTHLPPDARRRKTPQGPGRKPRRRPGASPTGETPTIEEGEEDEDEASEAEGARALTQPSPASTPSSVQFFLQEDDSADRKAERTSPSSPAPLPHQEATPRASKGAQAGTQVEETVAVASGTAGGDDGGASGRPLPKAQPGHRSYNLQERRRIGSMTGAEQALLPRVPTDESEAQTLATADLDLMKSHRFEDVPGVRRHLVRKNAKGSTQSGREGREPGPTPRARSRAPHKPHEVFVELNELLLDKNQEPQWRETARWIKFEEDVEEETERWGKPHVASLSFRSLLELRRTLAHGAVLLDLDQQTLPGVAHQVVEQMVISDQIKAEDRANVLRALLLKHSHPSDEKDFSFPRNISAGSLGSLLGHHHGQGAESDPHVTEPLIGGVPEARLEVERERELLPPAPPAGITRSKSKHELKLLEKIPENAEATVVLVGCVEFLSRPTMAFVRLREAVELDAVLEVPVPVRFLFLLLGPSSANMDYHEIGRSISTLMSDKQFHEAAYLADEREDLLTAINAFLDCSVVLPPSEVQGEELLRSVAHFQRQMLKKREEQGRLLPTGAGLEPKSAQDKALLQMVEAAGAAEDDPLRRTGRPFGGLIRDVRRRYPHYLSDFRDALDPQCLAAVIFIYFAALSPAITFGGLLGEKTQDLIGVSELIMSTALQGVVFCLLGAQPLLVIGFSGPLLVFEEAFFSFCSSNHLEYLVGRVWIGFWLVFLALLMVALEGSFLVRFVSRFTQEIFAFLISLIFIYETFYKLVKIFQEHPLHGCSASNSSEVDGGENMTWAGARPTLGPGNRSLAGQSGQGKPRGQPNTALLSLVLMAGTFFIAFFLRKFKNSRFFPGRIRRVIGDFGVPIAILIMVLVDYSIEDTYTQKLSVPSGFSVTAPEKRGWVINPLGEKSPFPVWMMVASLLPAILVFILIFMETQITTLIISKKERMLQKGSGFHLDLLLIVAMGGICALFGLPWLAAATVRSVTHANALTVMSKAVAPGDKPKIQEVKEQRVTGLLVALLVGLSIVIGDLLRQIPLAVLFGIFLYMGVTSLNGIQFYERLHLLLMPPKHHPDVTYVKKVRTLRMHLFTALQLLCLALLWAVMSTAASLAFPFILILTVPLRMVVLTRIFTDPEMKCLDANEAEPVFDEREGVDEYNEMPMPV